A window of the Chloroflexi bacterium ADurb.Bin180 genome harbors these coding sequences:
- the acyP gene encoding Acylphosphatase has translation MKRKPAEARLHASVRGYVQGVSFRYYTLHRAREMGLCGYVRNLWDGSVEVVAEGQRQSLEQLLSWLHQGPPGAQVEQVKVLWEQPSGEFGQFEVTS, from the coding sequence ATGAAACGCAAGCCCGCCGAGGCGCGACTCCATGCCTCGGTGCGTGGCTATGTTCAGGGCGTGAGCTTTCGCTACTACACGCTGCACAGGGCGCGTGAGATGGGGCTGTGCGGGTATGTGCGCAACCTGTGGGATGGCAGTGTCGAGGTTGTAGCCGAGGGCCAACGGCAGTCCCTGGAGCAGTTGTTATCCTGGCTCCACCAGGGCCCGCCGGGCGCACAGGTCGAGCAAGTCAAGGTGCTGTGGGAGCAACCCAGCGGTGAGTTCGGACAATTCGAGGTAACCTCTTGA
- a CDS encoding putative 3'-5' exonuclease related to the exonuclease domain of PolB, with protein sequence MPSISSIGGADINLIYFDLETQRSLEEVGGKANVRKLGMSVAVTYSTATNSFHRYTEKRVRALVDELRSAELIVGFNVVEFDYEVLRGYGEFPFERLPTLDLMDHLAHRLGFRVSLDSVATATLRVGKTSDGLQAIRWYRQGQLDKILSYCQQDVDITRRVHEYGQQFKMVYYWDKQYQRQMVAVNW encoded by the coding sequence ATGCCAAGCATCTCCAGCATCGGGGGAGCTGACATCAACCTCATCTACTTTGACCTCGAAACGCAGCGCTCCCTGGAAGAAGTCGGCGGCAAGGCCAACGTGCGCAAGCTGGGCATGTCGGTAGCCGTCACTTACAGCACGGCCACCAACTCCTTCCACCGCTACACCGAGAAGAGGGTGAGGGCTCTGGTCGACGAGCTGCGTTCTGCCGAGCTCATCGTTGGCTTTAACGTGGTCGAGTTCGATTATGAGGTCCTGCGGGGCTACGGCGAGTTCCCCTTTGAACGCCTGCCGACGCTGGACTTGATGGACCATCTGGCGCACCGCCTCGGTTTCCGCGTGTCCCTCGATTCGGTGGCCACAGCCACGCTGCGCGTGGGCAAAACCAGCGACGGGCTGCAGGCGATCCGCTGGTACCGACAGGGTCAGCTCGACAAGATTCTCAGCTATTGCCAGCAAGACGTGGACATTACCAGGCGAGTCCACGAATATGGTCAGCAGTTCAAAATGGTCTATTACTGGGACAAGCAGTACCAGCGGCAGATGGTGGCGGTAAACTGGTGA
- a CDS encoding putative acetyltransferase, producing the protein MLTFRRAEERDRQAILDISAGVDVFTEEEVETVDELLDCFLHKPDQEDYLFFVACAEPHRAGGDDGQVLGFICVGPTALTDRTYDLYWIAVNKQQHNKGVGRQLLSYTEDYLRSQGVRVIVLETSGTAPYDPTRAFYERVGYEGHLAARDYYRDGDDLWIYAKHLQHRGS; encoded by the coding sequence GTGCTGACTTTTCGTCGTGCTGAGGAGAGAGACCGTCAGGCCATTCTCGACATCAGTGCTGGAGTGGATGTGTTCACTGAGGAGGAAGTGGAGACGGTCGATGAGCTGCTCGACTGCTTTCTGCACAAACCAGACCAGGAAGACTATCTCTTTTTTGTGGCCTGTGCCGAACCTCACCGCGCCGGTGGGGATGATGGCCAGGTGCTGGGCTTTATCTGCGTCGGGCCCACAGCGCTCACGGACCGAACCTATGATCTGTACTGGATCGCGGTCAACAAGCAACAGCACAACAAGGGCGTCGGCCGCCAACTGCTGAGCTACACCGAGGACTATCTCCGCAGTCAGGGGGTTCGCGTGATCGTGCTCGAGACCAGCGGCACAGCCCCCTATGATCCCACCCGGGCCTTTTACGAACGGGTGGGCTACGAGGGGCACCTAGCGGCACGCGACTACTACCGCGACGGCGACGACCTCTGGATCTATGCCAAGCATCTCCAGCATCGGGGGAGCTGA
- the ddlB_1 gene encoding D-alanine--D-alanine ligase B has translation MKEQVAPKPASARRTCAATARARTGKPARNEPSGVVVLFSAPEGADPGSISPADRETAAVARDVARVLREKSLYQVALVSAESEVGPKLAPYPPRDWVVFNLFEGLDGRVGPDGRSIDDESPAALMIESLGYRFTGADGHALALALNKARTKRLLAKAGVSTPPWAVFRSASQVTPGHVRNLPFPLIVKPVAEDSSVAIDDGAVVADLAELKARVGFVTEQCRQQALAEAFIDGREINVAIWGNPPEALPLAEIDLSAISEPNKRIVGYAAKWNEETWEYSHTPAVCPAQLAEEPARIVRETALRAWSIVTRCWGYGRVDLRLKGETAYVLEVNPNPSIASDAGFARSARAAGLTYEQMILKILSFALEDRRADFSSC, from the coding sequence ATGAAGGAGCAGGTAGCCCCGAAACCCGCGAGTGCCCGCCGAACGTGTGCCGCCACGGCGAGAGCACGAACTGGCAAGCCGGCTCGCAACGAGCCGTCGGGGGTGGTTGTGCTCTTCAGTGCTCCGGAGGGAGCCGACCCTGGCTCCATTTCCCCCGCCGACCGGGAAACCGCTGCCGTTGCCAGGGATGTGGCCAGGGTGCTGCGCGAGAAGTCGCTCTACCAGGTAGCGCTGGTGTCCGCCGAGAGCGAGGTCGGGCCCAAACTGGCCCCCTACCCTCCGCGTGATTGGGTGGTGTTCAACCTGTTTGAGGGGCTGGACGGCCGCGTCGGGCCGGACGGCCGCAGCATCGACGACGAGTCCCCTGCTGCGCTCATGATCGAGTCGCTTGGCTACCGTTTCACCGGTGCTGACGGACATGCGCTGGCTCTGGCGCTCAACAAAGCAAGGACGAAACGGCTGCTGGCCAAAGCAGGCGTATCGACCCCGCCGTGGGCCGTGTTTCGTTCCGCCAGCCAGGTTACACCGGGCCACGTGAGGAACTTGCCGTTTCCCCTGATCGTCAAGCCAGTAGCGGAGGACAGCAGCGTAGCCATCGACGACGGGGCCGTGGTGGCCGACCTCGCCGAACTGAAGGCCAGGGTTGGTTTCGTTACGGAGCAGTGCCGCCAGCAGGCGCTCGCCGAGGCATTCATCGACGGGAGAGAAATCAATGTCGCCATCTGGGGCAACCCGCCTGAAGCGCTCCCGCTGGCGGAAATTGACCTGAGCGCGATCAGCGAGCCAAACAAGAGGATCGTGGGCTATGCCGCCAAGTGGAACGAAGAGACGTGGGAGTACAGCCATACCCCGGCCGTGTGCCCCGCTCAGCTTGCAGAGGAGCCGGCGCGCATCGTCAGAGAGACGGCGTTGCGGGCGTGGTCCATCGTCACCCGCTGTTGGGGCTATGGCCGCGTGGACCTGCGCCTGAAAGGGGAGACCGCCTACGTCCTCGAAGTGAATCCCAATCCTTCTATCGCCTCGGACGCTGGCTTTGCCCGCTCGGCCAGAGCAGCGGGGCTGACCTATGAGCAAATGATTCTCAAGATCCTTTCATTCGCGTTGGAGGACAGGCGTGCTGACTTTTCGTCGTGCTGA
- the yitJ gene encoding Bifunctional homocysteine S-methyltransferase/5,10-methylenetetrahydrofolate reductase, with product MKVSSNLEKILASGQFAATGELGPPKSAEAEAIKRKAALLKGLVDAVNITDNQTAIVRMSSIAVGIMLLQEGIEPTIQMTCRDRNRLAIQADLLGASALGIKNLLCLTGDHQKFGNHPTARGVYDLDSIQLVALVKALRDEKKFANGEAIETVEPRFFIGAAENPFADPFDYRPYRLAKKVAAGADFIQTQLIYNVPKFKEFMKRVVDLGIHEKCFILAGVGPIKSIGMARYMQNSVPGMDVPEDVIARLKGVPKEQVRKEGIKQCADIIQEMREIPGVRGVHVMAIEWEEAVQEILELAGLLPRPRL from the coding sequence ATGAAGGTCTCCAGCAACCTCGAAAAGATCCTGGCTTCGGGCCAGTTTGCCGCGACCGGCGAGCTGGGTCCTCCCAAGAGCGCCGAGGCGGAGGCAATCAAGCGCAAGGCTGCCCTCCTCAAAGGGTTGGTGGATGCGGTCAACATCACCGACAACCAGACCGCCATCGTGCGTATGTCGAGCATCGCGGTCGGCATTATGCTGCTGCAGGAAGGCATCGAGCCGACCATCCAGATGACCTGCCGCGACCGCAATCGGCTGGCCATTCAGGCCGACTTGCTGGGCGCCTCGGCTCTGGGCATCAAGAACTTGCTCTGCCTCACCGGAGACCATCAAAAGTTCGGCAATCACCCCACGGCGCGCGGCGTCTATGATCTGGACTCGATTCAACTGGTGGCGCTGGTCAAGGCCCTGCGCGATGAGAAAAAGTTCGCCAATGGAGAGGCCATCGAGACGGTGGAACCGCGCTTTTTCATCGGCGCAGCGGAGAACCCCTTTGCCGACCCGTTCGACTACCGGCCCTATCGGCTGGCCAAGAAAGTGGCCGCCGGGGCGGACTTTATTCAGACGCAGCTCATCTACAACGTGCCCAAGTTCAAAGAGTTCATGAAACGGGTAGTTGATCTGGGCATCCACGAAAAGTGCTTCATCCTGGCTGGCGTCGGGCCAATCAAGAGCATCGGCATGGCACGGTATATGCAGAACAGTGTGCCTGGTATGGACGTGCCGGAGGACGTCATCGCCCGGCTCAAGGGCGTGCCCAAGGAGCAGGTGCGCAAAGAAGGCATCAAGCAGTGCGCCGACATCATCCAGGAGATGCGCGAGATCCCCGGAGTACGCGGAGTGCACGTCATGGCCATCGAATGGGAAGAGGCCGTTCAGGAGATCCTCGAGCTAGCGGGGCTCTTGCCCCGGCCCAGGCTGTAG
- a CDS encoding hypothetical protein (Methylene-tetrahydrofolate reductase C terminal) codes for MIKAKQKPIAEIKALLAPYRNILILGCGTCVTISFAGGEKEVGLLASSLRIASAMDPGGQKIFSEQTVQRQCEWEFIDAVAEQINQADAVLSLACGIGVQALAERYPDKVILPGVNTTFLGMAVEHGVLVERCRACGDCILGLTGGVCPIARCAKNLLNGPCGGSQRGKCEVNPETDCAWQLIYDRLGKLGQLDRLSSLMTYKDWSKDYDGGPRKIVREDIKL; via the coding sequence ATGATCAAAGCCAAGCAAAAGCCCATCGCTGAAATCAAGGCCCTGCTCGCGCCGTACCGCAACATCCTGATCCTGGGCTGCGGCACTTGCGTCACGATCAGCTTTGCCGGTGGAGAGAAAGAAGTCGGTCTGCTGGCCTCCAGCCTGCGCATCGCCTCGGCTATGGATCCCGGCGGCCAAAAGATCTTTAGTGAGCAGACGGTGCAGCGCCAGTGCGAGTGGGAGTTCATCGATGCCGTGGCAGAGCAGATCAATCAGGCCGACGCGGTGCTTTCACTGGCCTGCGGCATCGGAGTGCAGGCCCTGGCCGAGCGCTACCCGGACAAAGTGATCCTGCCGGGCGTCAACACCACCTTCCTGGGTATGGCCGTGGAGCACGGAGTGCTGGTGGAGCGCTGCCGGGCCTGCGGCGACTGCATTCTGGGCCTGACGGGCGGCGTCTGCCCCATCGCCCGGTGCGCCAAGAACCTGCTCAACGGCCCCTGCGGAGGTTCACAGCGGGGCAAATGCGAGGTGAACCCCGAAACCGATTGCGCCTGGCAGCTCATCTACGACCGGCTCGGCAAGCTCGGCCAGCTCGACCGTCTGTCGTCGCTGATGACGTACAAGGACTGGTCCAAGGACTATGATGGCGGCCCGCGCAAGATCGTCAGGGAGGATATCAAACTATGA
- the gltD_3 gene encoding Glutamate synthase (NADPH) small chain — MTSEKRDLRAPPPVEPLPPCAATCPAHTDVRGYVHAIARGNFEEAYRIAREPNPIPYICGKVCAHPCEDQCRRKDVDEPVAICALKRFVTERHDLGLGHAPGLSCAPPKDAKVAVVGSGPGGLTAAHDLARLGYRVTVFEAYPRLGGTMQVGIPLYRLPRETIDLEIAPLKELGIEFVTNMRVADVDGLFADSFKAVFLAVGSHVGARLRLPNADLPDVWLNTEFLRRVALGERIDLRHRKVLVLGGGNVAIDVARTAVRLGADRVSMAFLESDETMPAHPWEIEEAKEEGIEMFPGRTFKECVLDEGKVAGIKCVKVDFHGFKPDGAIDMEEFVDTEHILAADLIIFSIGQGPDLSFLPKDGSIAQTKRRAIQVDPVTLATTKAGVFAGGDAVTRVGFIIDAVAAGHRAARSIDAYLRGVDPQTVQPPDPAKLGTIQQKTLDHIRKLDREPLPKTDAALRRSTFDEVEHGYSEAQAVRAALRCLTCGAGARVDPDKCIACLTCVRVCPFEVPGVDRGTAEVPVDYCQACGLCATECPAKAITMTLQSDEGVLRQVKLAIMRARSGGEPGIVGFACRYCAYSGESPEVVKAALPANVQVIDVLCSGKVDALYLLKAFEYGADGVFVAGCIVGECHNDKGNVHAGQRVAYVKKMLDDLGLNGARLEMFNTPPGECASLVEDVTRLASKVKELGASPVQPGRSN; from the coding sequence ATGACGAGTGAGAAGCGGGACCTGCGGGCGCCACCGCCGGTGGAGCCCCTTCCTCCTTGCGCAGCCACTTGCCCTGCGCACACCGATGTGCGTGGCTATGTTCACGCCATCGCCCGCGGCAATTTCGAAGAGGCCTACCGAATCGCCCGCGAGCCGAACCCCATCCCCTACATTTGTGGCAAGGTGTGCGCGCACCCCTGTGAAGACCAGTGTCGACGCAAGGACGTGGACGAACCGGTGGCCATCTGTGCCCTCAAGCGCTTTGTCACCGAGCGCCATGACCTCGGCCTCGGGCACGCCCCGGGGCTCAGCTGCGCGCCGCCAAAGGACGCCAAGGTAGCTGTCGTCGGCTCCGGGCCGGGCGGCCTGACCGCCGCACACGACCTGGCGCGCCTGGGCTACCGGGTCACCGTGTTTGAGGCTTATCCCAGGCTGGGCGGCACAATGCAGGTCGGGATTCCCCTCTACCGCCTGCCGCGCGAAACCATCGACCTGGAGATCGCCCCGCTCAAGGAGCTGGGCATTGAGTTTGTCACCAACATGCGTGTGGCCGACGTCGACGGGCTGTTCGCCGATAGCTTCAAGGCCGTCTTTCTGGCTGTCGGCTCGCACGTGGGTGCCAGGCTGCGCCTGCCCAACGCCGACCTCCCGGACGTGTGGCTGAATACCGAATTCCTGCGCCGCGTCGCTCTGGGCGAACGGATCGACCTGCGACATCGCAAGGTGCTGGTGCTGGGCGGGGGCAACGTGGCCATCGATGTGGCGCGTACGGCGGTCCGCCTCGGCGCTGACAGGGTGTCGATGGCCTTCCTGGAGAGCGATGAGACCATGCCCGCTCATCCCTGGGAGATCGAGGAAGCCAAGGAAGAGGGCATCGAGATGTTCCCCGGCCGAACCTTCAAGGAGTGCGTACTCGATGAAGGCAAGGTGGCCGGAATCAAGTGCGTCAAGGTCGACTTTCACGGCTTCAAGCCCGATGGCGCCATCGACATGGAAGAGTTCGTCGACACGGAGCATATCCTTGCGGCCGACCTGATCATCTTTTCCATCGGTCAGGGACCCGACCTGAGCTTTTTGCCCAAGGACGGCTCCATTGCCCAGACCAAGCGCCGCGCCATCCAGGTCGACCCGGTGACTCTGGCCACCACCAAAGCAGGTGTCTTTGCCGGCGGCGACGCGGTCACGCGTGTCGGGTTCATCATCGATGCCGTGGCCGCGGGGCACCGGGCAGCCCGCTCGATCGATGCCTATCTGCGCGGCGTCGACCCGCAGACCGTCCAGCCGCCAGATCCCGCCAAACTCGGCACCATCCAGCAAAAGACGCTGGACCACATCCGCAAGCTGGACCGGGAGCCGCTGCCCAAGACCGATGCCGCCTTGCGACGCTCTACGTTCGATGAAGTCGAGCATGGCTACTCTGAGGCGCAGGCCGTGCGTGCGGCCCTGCGCTGCCTCACCTGCGGCGCCGGGGCCAGGGTGGATCCCGACAAGTGCATTGCCTGCCTCACCTGCGTGCGCGTCTGCCCCTTTGAAGTGCCGGGGGTCGACCGCGGCACAGCGGAGGTGCCCGTTGACTACTGCCAGGCCTGCGGGCTGTGTGCGACGGAATGCCCGGCCAAGGCCATCACCATGACGCTGCAATCCGATGAAGGGGTGCTGCGGCAGGTCAAACTGGCCATTATGCGCGCCAGGAGCGGCGGCGAGCCGGGCATCGTTGGCTTTGCCTGCCGCTACTGTGCCTACTCGGGGGAGAGCCCCGAAGTGGTCAAGGCAGCCCTGCCAGCCAACGTTCAAGTCATCGACGTTCTTTGCTCGGGCAAGGTCGACGCGCTGTATCTGCTCAAAGCGTTCGAGTACGGGGCCGACGGGGTCTTTGTGGCCGGCTGCATCGTCGGCGAATGCCACAACGACAAGGGCAACGTCCACGCCGGTCAACGGGTGGCCTATGTCAAGAAGATGCTCGATGACCTGGGCCTCAACGGCGCACGCCTGGAGATGTTCAATACTCCGCCGGGCGAGTGCGCGAGTCTGGTCGAAGACGTGACCAGGCTGGCCAGCAAAGTCAAGGAGCTGGGTGCGAGTCCCGTCCAGCCAGGGAGGAGCAACTGA
- a CDS encoding Acid shock protein, with the protein MWHKDRVLVRNVGLDQPWFRRFHVTFDPRRERIYPNEPRVWHPPTDVYETDNDLTVRIEIAGVAEDDFEVYLQGKVMTVHGFRHDPASKLSYQQMEISYGEFLSQVYLPMEVDEDDVQASYEDGFLSVVMPKARREHKVAVVVVEHDPTVDIQ; encoded by the coding sequence ATGTGGCACAAAGACCGCGTGCTGGTGCGCAATGTCGGGCTGGACCAACCGTGGTTCCGCCGGTTCCACGTGACTTTCGACCCTCGCCGTGAGCGCATCTACCCCAACGAGCCTCGTGTGTGGCATCCCCCCACGGACGTGTATGAGACGGACAACGACCTCACGGTGAGAATCGAGATCGCTGGCGTGGCAGAGGACGATTTTGAGGTGTACCTGCAGGGCAAGGTGATGACCGTGCACGGCTTTCGTCACGACCCGGCATCCAAGCTGTCCTATCAACAGATGGAGATCAGCTACGGCGAGTTCCTCAGCCAGGTCTACCTGCCGATGGAGGTCGATGAGGACGATGTGCAGGCCAGCTACGAGGACGGCTTCCTGAGCGTCGTGATGCCCAAGGCGCGACGGGAGCACAAGGTCGCGGTGGTCGTGGTGGAACACGACCCCACTGTAGATATCCAATGA
- the lon2 gene encoding Lon protease 2, protein MSEENKPEQTPPVPPLEPEKAGGPPVIPEILPILPLKNTVVYPIPILLPLIVGQPRSIKLVDDVVVGNRMVALVALKDPGVEEPGPDDVYRVGSAAVIARFAKAPDSTIRLFVQGMERIKIVEFTQTEPYMMARVQVAPEKVEDTVEIKALMHNTSELFRRMASLMPYIPEELIMATLSVEDPRQLAYLVASYVRMDMSDAQTILEAETISDKLQKLNTVLGKELEVLELGKKIQDQAQGEMEKMQREYYLREQLKAIKKELGEEDEQQLEIKELTDKVAKAGMPPEAEKEAKRELDRLVKMPSAAAEYSVIKTYLDWLVSLPWQVATTDNLDIRRVRQVLDEDHYDLEKLKERILEYLAVRKLRQERKQVLEQQATEKDEAQPENAEVVSPQPEPAPAGAAEPESGPDAETPVDHIRMEREGVILCFVGPPGTGKTSLGQSIARAMGRKFTRMSLGGMRDEAEIRGHRRTYIGAMPGRIIQAIKRVGSKNPVFMLDEVDKIGMDWRGDPSSALLEVLDPEQNRDFRDHYLDVPFDLSQVMFITTANLLDPIPEPLKDRMEILQLSGYTEEEKVRIAYGYLIPREIRESGLKPDEIEFSEAALQKIIRDYTREAGLRNLEREIGSVCRKVATKIAEGEATGKALITPEVVQEMLGKPKYFFEAAERTMIPGVATGLAWTVTGGDILFIEATRMPGGKGFMVTGQLGEVMKESAQAALSYVRSKAKDLGIPDDAFAKSDIHLHVPSGAIPKDGPSAGVTMATALVSLLTGKPVNPKVGMTGEITLRGQVLPIGGIKEKTLAARRAGLSTVVLPRRNEADLDELPEDVRKEMKFVLADRVEDVLAAALVGGLPGPGSKKTRQTKRLAESGEAVKPNAEQPATKRRKKSNQSGQTKKE, encoded by the coding sequence ATGAGTGAAGAGAACAAGCCAGAGCAGACGCCCCCGGTGCCCCCTCTAGAACCGGAGAAGGCGGGCGGGCCCCCGGTCATCCCGGAGATACTGCCGATTTTGCCGTTAAAGAATACCGTTGTCTATCCGATCCCGATCCTGCTGCCGCTGATCGTCGGGCAGCCGCGCTCGATCAAGCTGGTCGATGATGTGGTAGTTGGCAATCGAATGGTGGCACTGGTCGCCCTCAAGGATCCCGGCGTAGAAGAGCCAGGGCCGGACGATGTCTATCGCGTTGGCTCGGCGGCGGTGATCGCGCGCTTTGCCAAGGCTCCCGATTCAACGATCCGCCTGTTTGTACAGGGCATGGAGCGGATCAAAATCGTCGAGTTCACCCAGACCGAGCCGTACATGATGGCCAGGGTCCAGGTCGCGCCGGAAAAGGTCGAGGACACGGTCGAGATCAAGGCGCTGATGCACAACACCAGCGAGTTGTTCCGCCGCATGGCTTCGCTGATGCCCTACATCCCGGAAGAGCTGATCATGGCCACCCTGAGCGTGGAGGATCCACGCCAGTTGGCCTATCTGGTAGCCTCCTACGTGCGTATGGATATGTCCGACGCGCAGACGATCCTCGAGGCCGAGACCATCAGCGACAAGCTGCAAAAGCTCAATACCGTGCTGGGCAAGGAACTCGAGGTGCTCGAACTGGGCAAAAAGATCCAGGACCAGGCCCAGGGCGAGATGGAAAAGATGCAGCGTGAGTACTATCTGCGCGAGCAGCTCAAGGCGATCAAGAAAGAGCTCGGTGAAGAGGATGAGCAGCAGCTCGAAATCAAAGAGCTGACCGACAAGGTGGCCAAGGCGGGCATGCCGCCCGAAGCAGAGAAGGAAGCCAAACGTGAGCTCGACCGACTGGTCAAAATGCCCTCCGCCGCGGCGGAGTACTCGGTCATCAAGACCTATCTGGACTGGCTGGTCAGCCTGCCCTGGCAGGTGGCCACCACGGACAATCTGGACATCAGGCGGGTCAGGCAGGTGCTCGACGAGGACCACTATGATTTGGAAAAGCTGAAGGAGCGCATTCTCGAATACCTGGCTGTGCGCAAACTGCGTCAGGAGCGCAAGCAGGTGCTGGAGCAGCAGGCGACAGAAAAAGATGAGGCGCAGCCCGAAAACGCCGAGGTCGTCTCGCCGCAGCCAGAGCCAGCGCCGGCAGGGGCCGCCGAGCCCGAGTCAGGCCCTGACGCCGAGACGCCGGTGGACCATATCCGGATGGAGCGGGAAGGGGTCATCCTCTGCTTTGTCGGACCGCCTGGCACTGGCAAGACCTCGCTGGGCCAGAGCATCGCCCGGGCTATGGGCCGCAAGTTCACCCGTATGTCGCTGGGCGGCATGCGTGACGAGGCCGAGATCCGTGGCCACAGGCGAACCTACATCGGCGCCATGCCGGGACGAATCATCCAGGCTATCAAGCGAGTTGGCTCCAAGAACCCCGTCTTTATGCTCGACGAAGTGGACAAGATCGGCATGGACTGGCGTGGTGACCCATCGTCGGCCTTGCTCGAGGTGCTAGACCCGGAACAAAACCGCGACTTTCGCGATCATTACCTGGATGTCCCCTTCGACCTGTCGCAGGTGATGTTCATCACCACCGCCAATCTGCTGGACCCGATCCCGGAGCCACTCAAGGACCGCATGGAAATCCTGCAGCTATCCGGCTACACGGAAGAGGAAAAAGTCCGCATTGCCTATGGCTACCTGATTCCCCGCGAGATCCGCGAGAGCGGCCTCAAGCCTGACGAGATCGAGTTCAGTGAAGCGGCCCTGCAAAAGATCATCCGCGACTATACGCGTGAGGCGGGCCTGCGCAACCTGGAGCGGGAGATTGGCTCGGTGTGTCGCAAGGTGGCCACCAAGATCGCCGAGGGAGAGGCCACGGGCAAGGCGCTGATCACTCCAGAAGTGGTCCAAGAGATGCTGGGCAAACCCAAGTACTTTTTTGAGGCCGCTGAACGGACGATGATCCCTGGCGTCGCCACCGGCCTAGCCTGGACCGTCACCGGGGGAGACATCCTCTTCATCGAAGCGACGCGCATGCCAGGCGGCAAGGGCTTTATGGTGACAGGGCAGCTCGGTGAGGTGATGAAAGAATCGGCTCAGGCAGCGCTCAGCTATGTGCGTTCCAAGGCAAAAGACCTGGGCATTCCCGACGACGCCTTTGCCAAAAGCGACATCCATCTGCACGTGCCGTCCGGAGCGATCCCCAAGGACGGCCCGTCCGCCGGCGTAACCATGGCCACGGCTCTGGTATCGCTGCTAACGGGAAAGCCAGTGAATCCCAAAGTGGGCATGACCGGAGAGATCACCCTGCGCGGTCAGGTGCTGCCCATTGGCGGGATCAAAGAAAAGACGCTGGCTGCCAGGCGGGCCGGTCTGAGCACGGTGGTTCTGCCACGGCGCAACGAGGCGGACCTGGATGAGCTGCCAGAGGACGTGCGCAAGGAGATGAAATTCGTTCTCGCTGATCGGGTAGAGGACGTACTCGCGGCCGCTCTGGTCGGCGGGCTGCCGGGGCCAGGCAGCAAAAAAACGAGACAGACCAAGAGACTCGCGGAGAGTGGCGAAGCGGTCAAGCCGAACGCCGAACAACCAGCAACAAAGAGGAGGAAGAAATCAAACCAAAGTGGCCAGACGAAGAAGGAGTAG